Below is a genomic region from Prevotella melaninogenica.
CCTTCATCAGCACGTCCGTGTCCGTGTCGTTGAAGTCGATATGCGCCGCAAACGTATCGCATTGAGTATGAAGAATATCAAACAATAAAAAAATATGAATCAGACAAAGAAAATCCTTGCCTACTTAGGTTGTATCGCGTTTACCGTCTTGGGCATATGGCTCCTTACCGTAGAAGACCCCACCACAAGTTATCCACTATGGACAATAAGAGTTGCTGGCATCCTCTCCATCACCTTCTTTGGTGGTGGCGGTTTGTTTATGGCTTATAAAAAGGTAAAACTTCTCATAAACCATAAGAAAGAAATAGAATTTACCGATAGAGGTATCTCTATCTGCGGAGCTGAGGAAATATTATGGAACGAGATAGCCGACTTCTCCCTAATACATTTTAAAGGTAACAGGTTGATAACCATTCAGATGAAAGACCCTGAAAAGCTTATCGCAAACGAATCTTCATGGATAAAACGCAAGACTATGGAGTATAACCTCAAGACTATCAACGCCCTTTACTCCTTCCCTGCCTATATGATGGATGGGCGAGCTGAAGAAGCACTTACGCTCTGCAAGCTGAACTTGGCAAAACATCAAAG
It encodes:
- a CDS encoding STM3941 family protein — translated: MNQTKKILAYLGCIAFTVLGIWLLTVEDPTTSYPLWTIRVAGILSITFFGGGGLFMAYKKVKLLINHKKEIEFTDRGISICGAEEILWNEIADFSLIHFKGNRLITIQMKDPEKLIANESSWIKRKTMEYNLKTINALYSFPAYMMDGRAEEALTLCKLNLAKHQSELGKTSKILLLITPKT